The Candidatus Methylomirabilota bacterium sequence TCTCTTAGCGAAGTCGGCGTCTTTTTGGGTTAGACGCTTCTCGTACTCGCGCCTGGTAGCCTCGATGAGCGGCGCGGCAAGCGATTCTGTGAGCTTGATCTCAGCCTTGCAGCTTGGACAGATGATTGTTGGCTCGGTCACCTGGAATCCCTACCCGTTTCCCTCATCGCCGCGCGGAAAACCGGCGTTCCGCTTCCTTGATCCAGGCCTCGTCTACCTGGGTCAAGGGTTTGCGTTGCACGCTGCGCATCAGGCGTTCAGCCGGCGCCTCCCGATCCTTGACCGGCAAGCGAATGGCCTCCCGTTCAATCTCAAGTAACTTCGGACTCATTGTGTACTCCTCCTCATGAAACCTCGTTCCTATTTTTCGGGTATTGTTGCATGCCTGCAACAAAAAATAAACCCACCTTACCGGAATACTTATGCCAGCTTCCACCGGATCGGAAACAGCGTCGTCCGTGAGACACGCTGTTGCAACTCGCTCTCGATCTCCGTACGGCAGCACCTGGCGGCGCAGCGTCCGGTGACACAGCGGTTGCAAACGAGCCTTCAGCGTGTTGAACACTGCGTGGTTGTTCAGATAGGCAAACTGCTCACGGAAGCTCTGGACATCGCCGAATGTACGCTCATCAATGACGCTCACCAGGCCGGCCTCGATGGTCTTGCCCAGCCCCACCTCATCAGCGAGAATGGCGCCTTTCGAGAAAGGAGACCGGAAGGCGAACAGCGCAGCTTGCGCTTGGTGGGGATTGAGGTCTACCTGGACATCGACGAGTGCGCCGGCGAGCTTCTCTATGCCGTCGGACGGACAGCACTTGGTCAGCTCGTAGGCCAAGTACGTCGCGTGGTACGGCGTCAAGTCCATCCGGGGCTTCAACCGATCTGGTACTATACGGACCGTCTACCTTCGCGCCCCTCAGACTCCTTGTTTTGCGCATCGTGGTGATAGTGCGTCGGTTCTTCGAAGACGCCATCACAGATGGAGTGCTCAACGAGGTTGCTCATATCCGTTGGAATTCGCTCCAGTCAAGACCGAGCTGATGTACGATCGCCCGAACGGTCCCGAGCTTGAGATCTTTTCCGCCCCAGTCCGGGACTGTGGTCCCCCGCCCCGTAGCAGAATTGCGCCATTTCCGATGCGAGCCTTCCTGGTGTCGTAGAATTTCAATACAACCCATAGCTCTCAATTTGACCTCAATCTTCCAACACTTCGAGATTCGGACACCAGGCACTCGAACCAGATTGGATCGGCCTGTGGGTCTTGCCGGACATTCGCAGGTAGCGGCCTGCCTTGATCTTCGTACAGCTCCAGCGCCGCCTCCAGAGCGTCGTTCACGTTCCGCATGACCTCTTCCGGCGTATCTCCCTCCGTGATGAGCTCCGGCAATACCGGGCTGGCCACCGTGTACCCCCCTTCGGGCTGAGGACTCAACACTAGCGGAATCTTGTAGAGTTTCGGCATGGCACTCACTCCTTTGCCTTGGATATATCGAGCTCTGCCAGCATCGCATTCCCTCGCTAGGTACGCACCTATGGACGATCTTCATACTGGGAGTAACATGTTGTTACTTCAAGGCTTGTGCCGTGAGCACAGCCCCTCATTGTCGTAACATGTTATTCCACATGGCAAACCTTGGCAAGGATACAGGAGAGCATGGAGGGATAGTACAGGGAGGCAGCGATGATAGGTAGGGAGCGGCTACACTGGAACCACCTGCCTGTCTCACGTCCGGCACGGCAGGCAGGTGGCCCAACCCAGAGAGGGGATTACGGCTTCGCGGTCAAGCGACCACGAAGCCTATTCCGGACCGCATAGGGGGTGTTTTCTACGTCCGCTGAGCGCTTCGTGGCTCTACGGTAGAGCCATTGCCTCGCCAGTCGGCCGTCCGGTTCAAGCGTCCACTGACTGGCCTGCTGAAGGACTTTCCTGTAACCGGCTTTCCGGCCCAGCGGCTCGGACGGGCTACGCGATTGCTCCTGAGGTTCTGCCCGCCTGTCCCGTTTCCGGCAGGACTCACTGTGATCCCCTGTGTGGCGCGCCGCGCTGCATTCGCCTTCGCCCGCACCCGCTCTTCCGCTTTTCGGGCGCGGATGGCAGCAATACGTTCGGCGAGGGGGATCTCAAAGCGCTCAGTAGGTGTCGTTGCGTAATTAAACCCCGGAACCTTCTGGCGGGGCAGGCGTGTACCGATGGCGCGCTCGATGGCGCGGAGAGTGTCCTCTTCGTTCGGAGAGACAAGGGTGTAGGCATCGCCCGTCGCGTCCACCCGTCCCGTGCGCCCGACCCGGTGGATGTAATCTTCGGGGAGCTGCGGAACGTCGAAATTCACGACGAGACCTAGCCCCTCCACGTCGATGCCGCGGGCGGCGATATCTGTCGCGACCAGGACGCGACATCGTCCCCTCTTGAAACTCGCCAGAGCGTCGGTCCTCTGCGCCTGGCTGCGATTGCCATGGATTCTTTCACAGGTGACCCCGGACTTTTCAAGGAAGTCGGCGAGCCGGTTGGCCCGGTGCTTGGTTCGGGTGAAGGCGAGGACGTGCTTAGATGCGCTGGTCCTCACCAGTTCCAGGAAGAGGGTGGACTTCAGCTCATGCGGGACAGGGTAGGCTACATGAGTGATCCCTGCCGCCGGCGCGGCCTTGCGCTCGATGTTCAGGGAGACCGGGTTCTGCAGCATGTCCCTGGCGAGTTCCATGATGGGCGCCGGCAAGGTCGCCGAAAAGAGCAGCGTCTGCCGTTTCTTGGGGACGTGCTGCAGGATGCGGCGGATGTCCGGCAGAAAGCCCATGTCGAGCATGCGATCCGCCTCATCGAGCACGAGGTGCTCGATACCGGAGAGGCGCGCATACGGGTACTGGAAATGGTCGAGGAGCCGTCCCGGGGTGGCAATCAGAACATCCACGCCTCTGCGGAATGCCCCTTCCTGTGGTCCCATGGACACGCCCCCGTAGACCGCGGCGCCCTTCAGGGACGTGTGCGCCGCGAGTTCGTGGAGGTGCTCCGAAATCTGCGCCGCCAGCTCACGGGTGGGTGCCAGGACGAGCGCCCTTGTGGTTCCCCTGGGCTTGTCTGCGAGGCGGTGGAGGATGGGGAGCAGGAAGGCCGCAGTCTTGCCGCTTCCCGTTACGGCGGAGGCCATGACATCCCTCCCCTCCAGGAGGGGCGGGACAGCCAGGCGCTGGATCGGCGTGGGGTGCTCAAACCCCATGTTGTGGATGGCTTTCAACAGGTTCGCGTTGAGTCTGAATGACGAAAACGACATGATTCTCCAATGCTGGTGTCGGGCGCGCCTGTCCTTTGATGGGCAGAACGCATCCGTGCTGTTTGTCCGGTCAGTTTGAGTGGGGTAACGGTGGGATCACCGGAGAAGTCACCGTGCGGGATTGAACGTCCCAACTCGACAATGGATCGGGCCGCGTCACGGCCTCGATCAACCTCACTGCTGCAATGTCGAGTAACTATAACACGCCTGCCGCGTTCTTCCAAGGGGAAAGTTTAGGTGGCGGCTATCGGCCCGGGCTCCTGGTTCTCATTGAGCTGGAAGCGAGCACACACTAGCCCCTATAGCCCCGGCTCCTCATGCAGCCCCGGTACGCAGCAACGTAGCGGGCATCACTCTGCCTGCCCTCGTTGAGACCGTAGAAAGTGCCTGCAGTCGCCCCCACCAGGCCTCCGATGCCGGCTCCCTTGCCGGCGCCTCCGCCGCCTCCGGCGATCGCGCCGCCAGCCGCGCCCACGCCAGCGCCGATAGCCCCTCCGACCAAAGCGTCCTTGAGGGTCTCGGTTGTCTTGTCGCCGGCCATGGATCTCGCATACTGATTACACGCCGCGACGTCCGAAGCCGACGGTCTCGCTACGAGGGACGGCGCCATCTGCGGTGAAACGGCTCGCGAGACCCGCCCTCGAGGGGTCTCGGCAACCGGCGTTGTTTTCTGATTACCGACCCAGTTTGCGACCACCAGTCCGGTAATCAGTGCCGTGACAAAGACCACCGCCATCCCGATTGCAGTGAGCTTCCACAGATTCCACCTCTGATCCAACATCGCTTTCTTCTTCTCCCTTCTCAACGTTCCGGGTCAAAAGGATTGGTGATGTTGATTGTAGAGCGACCGCTTATCCCCTTCTCTCCTGAGCACGGCGACTGATGTTGCCTTGGCAAGCCTTAGCCCAAAAATTGTCGCCACTCGCACCCACATTCCTCTTCCAACTCACTTCTTTCTTCACACCTCGGTGAGCAGTCAGTGTGTGGCCGCTCCTCATTCGGCAATCAAAGGGTTCACCTCATCCCAAGGCAATCTCCGTGCCAAGCAGCCGCCTCAGATTTCTTCTATAATTACAGCGATGCGTAGCCTTCGACCACACGGGACTAGTGTAGATTTTTCATTCTGTTTTCAGGGGGTGGAAGAGAAGACCACCGATCTCTTATACGTGGGGGCAGCATGTCGGTGATCGTTCAGCAAGTCAGCGAAGCGACGAAAGCCGTGGCGAGCCGGAAGATAGCGGAGAGGTTACCAGTTAACCCTGAATCTGTCTTGCCACTTCAACAATTACATACCTGTGGAAGATTTAACCGTTCCCAAGCGCCAACTGCAACCAGCGCGAGGGAGGCACTCTCGCAAAATCAAGGTATTACCTGTATACGGGTGTTGGCACCGTGTATGCATTTTACTGAAAGCATTAAGGTGGTAGTTTCTCTACGGCGATCGGTATGTTTCTCGGATGCAACTTCTGCGGCCGGATACTATAAGGGGAGGGTATTTGAGATGAAAAGCGCGCTTGTCCTCGCTGCCAGCACCGTAGCAGTCGCCTCGTACCTGATGGTGATGCCGGTCCCCGTCAATGCAAACGATTTCAGCATAGGCATCAACGTCGGGGCACCTCCACCGCCTCCAGCGATCGTCCTCCCAGCTCCACCGCCACTTGTCGTTGTACCCGGGACGCCGGTCTACTATGCGCCGAGCGTGAGCGTTAATTTCTTCGCGTACGACAGGCGATACTACAGCCACCACAACGGTGCATGGTTCGTAGCGCCGTCCTATGCCGGCCCATGGAGCTTCATCGCCGTAGAAAGGGTACCCCGACCCGTCCTCGCCGTACCGGTGGCCTACTACAAGGTCCCGCCCGGTCATTGGAAGAGAGGCGAGGGCCGACCGCACTGGGCAGGTCGCGGAAGAGGTTTCCGGCACAAGGAGAGGGAGGATGACTAGGTTGGCTTCGCGCACGTTCCGCCGCCCACCTCACCCAACTCCCAATACAATTCCGATCAGAATGCGGAATTTTTGCGTATGAACATCGGAGTAGAGAGCGGTGGCGCGCTCTCTACTATCGCGTATGGGAATCACCCGTAAACTTCACCGGCTCTTCGCCTGCTACGTTAGCCGGCGTGATCGTCCAGTTCCCTCCACAGGAGGTACTGGCTACCTTTCCGGCTTGCTCTGATCCCGCAACTATCAGGGTCACGCCGCTTGCCAGCCCGCCTAAAATACAGAAGGCCGCCTTGAACGGGAAATAGACGAATGTCCCCACGGCACTTCCGATCCCTGTACCGACCTGTCCGAGCGTACTCTTCGGCCTGCCTGATTCTGACGCCGCCCAGCTTTGGGTGCTATGCGCGATCAGGAGCATTGCGATACCACATGCGACGATCTGCCTCATCTCGCCCCTCCTCCTGTTGATGGTTTTCTAAACTAGCGCCATATTCTCTGGTGTAAAATAGTGAGGAATGGAGAACGGTTATTACACACCCGCGCCGATCGAGATTGCTCGCGCGAACTGCCATCGCCGGATGATACCATGTCGCATACGCCAAAGCCAGCCTCTGAAACCGCGAGCATCGCCCAACAGATCTCAGCCTCACGCCTGCGGGCTCACATCGAGCGCCTCGCCGGCGAGCTCGGCGAGCGCAACGTCTTCCGGCCCGAGGCGCTGCGCGCCGCCGCAGACTACATCGAGGCCGAGTGGCGCCACCAGGGCTACCAGGTTGTCCCCCACTGGTACGACCTCTCCGGCACGCAGTGGGCTAACCTGGAGATCACGCGGCTCGGGTGCACTCGACCGACAGAGATTCTGCTTATCGGCGCCCACTACGACTCGGTGCAGGGGAGCCCGGGCGCCAATGACAACGCCAGCGGCGTCGCCGCCCTGCTTGAGCTGTCGCGACTGTTCGCCGACATCACGCCGGCGCTGACGGTTCGCTTCGTGGCTTTCGTCAATGAGGAGCCGCCGTTCTTCTTTACACGGCGGCAGGGGAGCGTCATCTATGCCAAGGCCGCGCGTGCCCGCGGCGATGCCATTCGCTTGATGGTTTCGCTGGAAACGATCGGCTCCTACCGGGACGAGCCCGGCAGCCAGCGCTACCCGCCCCTCTTCCGTTTCTTCTACCGGAACCGCGCCAACTTTATCGCCTTCGTCTCCAACTTCCGCTCGCGCGTCCTGATGCGCCGCGCAGCGCAGGCCTTCCGCCATGCCTCCGATTTTCCGCTCGAGCACGTTGCGACCTTCTTCTTTATTCCCGGGGTCGCTTGGAGCGATCATTGGTCGTTCTGGCGGCAAGGCTACCCTGCCTTCATGGTCACCGATACAGCCTTCTACCGCTACCCGCACTACCATACGAGCCACGATACTCCCGAAAAGCTGGCCTATCCGGAGTTGACCCGATTGACAGCGGGGCTCGCCGAGACCTTCACAACGTTAGCCCTGGGCGGCCTGGACAAAGAAGGAGACTAGCCTCCTGCGGCTATTCCGATGCCAAGCGGTAGCCCACGCCTGGCTCGGTCAGCAGATAGCGCGGACGCGCCGGGTCGGCTTCGAGCTTCCGCCTGAGCTGGGCGACATAGACCCGCAGGTAGTGCGCCTGCTCGGTGGACTGGGGGCCCCAGACCTCCTTCAGCAATTGTTGCTGGGTCACCACCTTTCCCGCATAATGAATGAGCGTCGTCAGTAACCTGTACTCGATTGGAGTCAGGTGGACCTCCCGCCCCGCAACCGTAACCCGCCTGAGCGCCAGGTCTACATGCAGATCGCCTATGGCGAACGTTGACTCGGCAGTTGCTGTCGAGTTGCGCGCTGCGTGTCGCAGGACCACCCGCATGCGAGCCAGCAACTCGCCCACCCCGAACGGCTTGCTTACATAGTCGTCCGCGCCCGCATCCAACGCAGCAATCTTGTCGCGTTCCTGCCCCCGCGCCGAGAGGACGATGATCGGTACAGCGGTCCACTCGCGGAGCCGGCGGATGACCTCGAGGCCGTCGATATCAGGCAGACCGAGGTCAAGGATGACGACGTCAGGCTGTCGCGTCGCAGCTTCCGTCAATCCCTCCTCACCTGTGGCTGTTTCAACGAGCCGGTACCCTTGACCAGTCAGAGAAGCGCGGAGGAAACGACGAATCGGTCGTTCGTCCTCGATAAGCACAACAACCGGTCCACTCGTCCGAGCATCCGCGCCCCCCTCTTGAACCGCTGCGTCCAGACTGTCCGGAACATCAGGCATCGATCCCCTCCAGCTCCGGGGGAGTGCCGGTCAGAGGGATGGTGAAGCGAAACGTCACGCCACCCTCAGGTCGGTTCTCGGCCCAGATGCGACCGCCATGCGCCTCCACGATCCCCCTGCAGATGGCCAGCCCGAGACCGGCACCGCGCGAGGTGCGCCCCGGACCACGGTAAAACTTGTCAAACACCCGCTTTTCGTCGCCCGGCGTGAGCCCCGGGCCGCGGTCCGCCACCTCCACGGTGACCGCTCCAGGTTCCGCCCAGGCCGTGATCTCGAGCGGACTGTCATCCGGCGTGTGCTTGATGGCGTTGTCCA is a genomic window containing:
- a CDS encoding addiction module protein produces the protein MDLTPYHATYLAYELTKCCPSDGIEKLAGALVDVQVDLNPHQAQAALFAFRSPFSKGAILADEVGLGKTIEAGLVSVIDERTFGDVQSFREQFAYLNNHAVFNTLKARLQPLCHRTLRRQVLPYGDRERVATACLTDDAVSDPVEAGISIPVRWVYFLLQACNNTRKIGTRFHEEEYTMSPKLLEIEREAIRLPVKDREAPAERLMRSVQRKPLTQVDEAWIKEAERRFSARR
- a CDS encoding type II toxin-antitoxin system HicA family toxin, encoding MGCIEILRHQEGSHRKWRNSATGRGTTVPDWGGKDLKLGTVRAIVHQLGLDWSEFQRI
- a CDS encoding type II toxin-antitoxin system HicB family antitoxin, with the translated sequence MPKLYKIPLVLSPQPEGGYTVASPVLPELITEGDTPEEVMRNVNDALEAALELYEDQGRPLPANVRQDPQADPIWFECLVSESRSVGRLRSN
- a CDS encoding DEAD/DEAH box helicase codes for the protein MSFSSFRLNANLLKAIHNMGFEHPTPIQRLAVPPLLEGRDVMASAVTGSGKTAAFLLPILHRLADKPRGTTRALVLAPTRELAAQISEHLHELAAHTSLKGAAVYGGVSMGPQEGAFRRGVDVLIATPGRLLDHFQYPYARLSGIEHLVLDEADRMLDMGFLPDIRRILQHVPKKRQTLLFSATLPAPIMELARDMLQNPVSLNIERKAAPAAGITHVAYPVPHELKSTLFLELVRTSASKHVLAFTRTKHRANRLADFLEKSGVTCERIHGNRSQAQRTDALASFKRGRCRVLVATDIAARGIDVEGLGLVVNFDVPQLPEDYIHRVGRTGRVDATGDAYTLVSPNEEDTLRAIERAIGTRLPRQKVPGFNYATTPTERFEIPLAERIAAIRARKAEERVRAKANAARRATQGITVSPAGNGTGGQNLRSNRVARPSRWAGKPVTGKSFSRPVSGRLNRTADWRGNGSTVEPRSAQRT
- a CDS encoding M28 family peptidase, encoding MSHTPKPASETASIAQQISASRLRAHIERLAGELGERNVFRPEALRAAADYIEAEWRHQGYQVVPHWYDLSGTQWANLEITRLGCTRPTEILLIGAHYDSVQGSPGANDNASGVAALLELSRLFADITPALTVRFVAFVNEEPPFFFTRRQGSVIYAKAARARGDAIRLMVSLETIGSYRDEPGSQRYPPLFRFFYRNRANFIAFVSNFRSRVLMRRAAQAFRHASDFPLEHVATFFFIPGVAWSDHWSFWRQGYPAFMVTDTAFYRYPHYHTSHDTPEKLAYPELTRLTAGLAETFTTLALGGLDKEGD
- a CDS encoding response regulator → MPDVPDSLDAAVQEGGADARTSGPVVVLIEDERPIRRFLRASLTGQGYRLVETATGEEGLTEAATRQPDVVILDLGLPDIDGLEVIRRLREWTAVPIIVLSARGQERDKIAALDAGADDYVSKPFGVGELLARMRVVLRHAARNSTATAESTFAIGDLHVDLALRRVTVAGREVHLTPIEYRLLTTLIHYAGKVVTQQQLLKEVWGPQSTEQAHYLRVYVAQLRRKLEADPARPRYLLTEPGVGYRLASE